In a genomic window of Bubalus bubalis isolate 160015118507 breed Murrah chromosome 17, NDDB_SH_1, whole genome shotgun sequence:
- the MAPK1 gene encoding mitogen-activated protein kinase 1 isoform X2, giving the protein MRAEPKECLTLGVFRGSAYDNVNKVRVAIKKISPFEHQTYCQRTLREIKILLRFRHENIIGINDIIRAPTIEQMKDVYIVQDLMETDLYKLLKTQHLSNDHICYFLYQILRGLKYIHSANVLHRDLKPSNLLLNTTCDLKICDFGLARVADPDHDHTGFLTEYVATRWYRAPEIMLNSKGYTKSIDIWSVGCILAEMLSNRPIFPGKHYLDQLNHILGILGSPSQEDLNCIINLKARNYLLSLPHKNKVPWNRLFPNADSKALDLLDKMLTFNPHKRIEVEQALAHPYLEQYYDPSDEPVAEAPFKFDMELDDLPKEKLKELIFEETARFQPGYRS; this is encoded by the exons ctCTGCTTATGACAATGTCAACAAAGTCCGAGTCGCCATCAAGAAAATCAGCCCTTTTGAGCACCAGACGTACTGCCAGAGAACGCTGAGAGAGATAAAGATCTTACTGCGCTTCAGACATGAGAACATCATCGGAATCAATGACATTATTCGAGCACCCACCATCGAGCAGATGAAAGATGT GTATATAGTACAGGACCTCATGGAAACAGATCTCTACAAGCTCTTGAAGACGCAACACCTCAGCAACGACCATATCTGCTATTTTCTTTACCAGATCCTCAGAGGGTTAAAGTATATTCATTCAGCCAACGTGCTGCACCGTGACCTCAAACCTTCCAACCTGCTGCTCAACACCACCTGCGATCTCAAG ATCTGTGACTTTGGCTTGGCCCGTGTTGCAGATCCGGACCACGACCACACAGGGTTCCTGACAGAGTACGTGGCCACTCGCTGGTACCGGGCTCCAGAAATCATGTTGAATTCCAAG GGCTACACCAAGTCCATCGACATCTGGTCCGTCGGCTGCATCCTCGCCGAGATGCTCTCCAACAGGCCCATCTTCCCCGGGAAGCATTACCTCGACCAGCTGAACCACATTCTGG GTATTCTTGGATCCCCGTCGCAGGAAGACCTGAAttgtataataaatttaaaagctaGAAACTACCTGCTCTCTCTTCCACACAAAAATAAGGTGCCATGGAACAGGCTGTTCCCGAACGCGGACTCCAAAG CTCTGGATCTACTGGACAAAATGTTGACGTTCAACCCTCACAAGAGGATTGAGGTGGAGCAGGCTCTGGCCCATCCTTACCTGGAGCAGTACTACGACCCGAGCGATGAG CCCGTCGCCGAAGCACCCTTCAAGTTTGACATGGAATTGGATGACTTGCCCAAGGAAAAGCTCAAAGAACTCATTTTTGAAGAGACTGCTAGATTCCAGCCGGGATACCGATCTTAA